The Apium graveolens cultivar Ventura chromosome 3, ASM990537v1, whole genome shotgun sequence sequence GTTACCTTATCAATCCGAAGAATTCCCAAAAGCTCAGTTTGGTAATCTGGACCGATACAGGGCTTAACGCTACTGATTACGAGCAGCATTGTAGCAGTTGCTATTACAGACGGAAGATAACACATGAACTTACAATCTGCAAAGCAGCATACATGCATAATAAATCAGTAACCAGGTTGTTACATTAAATTTGTGCATTTTTCAAGATTTTATTGTAAACCAGGAATAAaattatcgatatttataatcttACCAGCAATGACAGAGAGTAGAAGGGAGTCACATCCCCGGAGAAATTCCCAACAGATGTGGCTATTTAGGCCAAGCCTCCTTGTGATATAATCAAGAAATGAAACTGGTGTTACAGGATTCATCTTCCACTCGAGAGTTGATAACACCAAAACCTCCATTCTCTGAATCGTTTTCGCCTCGAATATGTATGGAGGCTCCTCTACCTTCACAACCACAAATCATAAACTACACAATGATCAACACATTTCATTCAACAATGAACAAAACCAAACATGCTCCTAGCAAGCGTTTAGAAATTTAAAATGTACGCAGACTTTATCTGTACTCGTGAAAATTAAAAGTAATATTTATATTCTTTTGtcaaacaaatatttgacatattgatcattatataattataaaaattaaaagtaatatttatattcttccgATTAATCGGTCTGATTAATCTCCGACTTgccgattaatctctcgaaggtaGCCTTCGGACGCCTAGTTCTACATTAACTATTTCCTTGCTACGGCATTTATGAAACAACAAATTAAATAACCAAACATATATAATATCGAGTTAGTAGGGAGACTGTTTCCGTAAAGACACACGTTCATCGGACAATAGTGTACATAGTCAAAGTCAATGAAAGAAGGTTTTACCTGAAGATCTATAAGCAGAGGAACATGGACTTCCTCCATTTTAGCAGCAAGTGATAAGCAGGAAACAGAAACAAGCTGTATCATCCATAACTTCTCCCTCTGAAACTCGACCTTAAACATAAACCTATCCAGATTGTTCACAGCAAGAACAGCAGTGAGTGATGAAAATGAGTAATGCCTAACAACTCTCAGCATCCACTCCACTGCATCTCGCCGAGATTCAACTAACAATGGATTGTTTTCAAAGTCACTACAGAGAAGGTTCAGCTCTTCTTTTGACAACAAAGAAGAGAGCTCCTCTTCTTCACAAAACAAGTCTTGGTTAAGTACAAGAGGTTCAAGTTTACATTCAAGTGTCTGATAATCATCATCAACCAGATGTTGTTCTTGGCAGTACAAAGAATCTAAAAGAAATGGAGAGGTGTGTTGTTCACAAGCCATCTTCTTCTGGGAAGAAGAGCTTTGAAAGTTGAGTTCATTTCATTGTGTAACAGTAATACTATATAAGTGAGAGTAAAAAGAAAGATGAGAGAAAGAAGGGGTGAATGAAGTTGCTAATCTTGGTCTGTACAACGTGTATAATATATGCAAGAAAGTTGGTCCAGCAAAGCGATTATTGTTAATCATCGGTCAGTTATAACTTTTCTCGTTAAGAAGTGAAAATTCTTGAAGAGATTTATTTAACGTCGAAAGATGACATCACCCGCATTCACAGCAATATAACGGACAGATGATGATAACAATCGTTAAGCATACAAGTATTTTACTTGCTGAATCCGAAGAGTTGCATTCTGACTATGGAGTACAGGAGTAGTAAGCAGAATTGaagaatttaattttttagttaccgccagtgttctaaaaattcccgatttttaaaaaaatctcgATTAATCCCCCAttaattcttaaaaaatatttgaacgatctattttttgaaatccgattaatatttatataaaaaaattgaattatatattttataataaataagataaatatattaaatattattaaaatatataaatatatccgATTTTTGTTCTGATTAATAcctccgattaatccccgatttacCGATTAATCCCTAATCGGTACCTAAACCGATTAGTACCGATTAGCGATTTTTACTACCATGGTTACTGCTTGCTTAGTATCAGCTCCTACTtggtattatatatatatatatatatatatatatatatatatatatatatttaaattatgcATGCTTGTATTTTGTGACTTTGTCCACTGGACCTGTAATAATTTATTCAGTGATGCAATCtgtaataaattttaattttgatttacaaACTCTACCTAACATTAACATTATTTGTCTGTGTATCTTTCTATTCTTCCacataaaaacaaaataaaattctGTAAATTGTGCAGAAGAGGAACTCATGCGTGACACGTGACATTGTACATCTGACATTTTTATATACAGCTGGATTCAATCTTCAGCCCTTGCTCTTGCTGCTATCAAAAACAGCCTATCAATCttcatattttataaaaaaatatgaattcataattgataactcctggtggcggggctgctccttcgacgccgtcctggatccttcgccgctgtagaggtgtagctgtggttgggttcctacaaaacaacaccggaagggggttggagtcccgcggcgcctccggcgtgagagtaagaactagctttttgggaagatgaagatgaatacgaatgtaaggtggttgtgtgtgtatatgagtgtgaaagaatgattaaccccaaaacctcacattcttgggctatttatagcccaaggatagagttttagggttggtacctttgaatcgtagccattgattctgggagcggaggacacctggcggGAGTGGATGTTTTACATGTGTCAGTGCGGGACTGGCCGAGGAATGTTTTGAGGATACTCTGACACGTGCCTTGATTATCCCCATGATTGACGCGTGACAGTTACTTCCATCATGTGCTCGGGTCAgcgtctcacgtgctgggattaCTCAAGGTTGGGGTCGCGGGACTGGACTAGTTAGGACTGGACTGAGTTGGAAGGTCAGGACTAGTCATTCCCAGGAGCTGAGTGGAGTTATGAGCATAAGAGTAGGAATCCCAGGAGTTGTATGGAGCTAAGAGctaggagcttaggagtaggcctcccaggagctgtatggagttgaAAGCCTgggagtagtcctcccaggagtTATATGGACTATCAATAATAatcaaatatataaaaaaaattatttttaaaaaaaaatcgagCTGAGCCGAGCTCGAGTCGGACATGCCAAAAGTTCGGTTTGAGCTTATTTTCTTAATGAACACATTTTTATGTTCGAGTTCGAGTTCAAACCTTTAACGAACCGACTCGAACCGAGTtcttaacga is a genomic window containing:
- the LOC141711417 gene encoding cyclin-D3-3-like yields the protein MACEQHTSPFLLDSLYCQEQHLVDDDYQTLECKLEPLVLNQDLFCEEEELSSLLSKEELNLLCSDFENNPLLVESRRDAVEWMLRVVRHYSFSSLTAVLAVNNLDRFMFKVEFQREKLWMIQLVSVSCLSLAAKMEEVHVPLLIDLQVEEPPYIFEAKTIQRMEVLVLSTLEWKMNPVTPVSFLDYITRRLGLNSHICWEFLRGCDSLLLSVIADCKFMCYLPSVIATATMLLVISSVKPCIGPDYQTELLGILRIDKRRLEDCSKLIQELISQGYGNNINKRKFVSLPGSPRGVMDLYFSSDSSNEPGEVITSASASVSSSPEPVSKKRKA